The Oenanthe melanoleuca isolate GR-GAL-2019-014 chromosome 1A, OMel1.0, whole genome shotgun sequence genome contains a region encoding:
- the LOC130248658 gene encoding endosome-associated-trafficking regulator 1-like, which translates to MSQPFQMFGLMMMVYPESQGLQDNEDNDGDDDEAEESGISCHSELSSPWCKSSDSLEDNQTENLGELTPIPLKPAQSYTVKKTPMGLSKHALELEEEDQEFQEPFYEDMGRSDNSAGDEEPSQTYHLPGHQRLPALRKAGTAPRGFHNPFQHSSGQHLGTEAAARQARASDHYVGHPESTTGAEPQVLHGGNSQESESSSLQPTYDLLWQENSSLRLEKETLRSMNLVLMSENFAFRQVLRELKKSNPAFREEEAVLRQEYSALREQCDRLEGENAELRKDNAAVRRMFYTFQNNLKREESLVSSLQEKLMASQAEREREAREAQSLVQQAESRLQLVNQRALDAETNVERLKQKIFILQGQLERCKLENEKLRTDWPGSSEAEFRHHQAKPPQAHNGQRWLPQAAPASGVLPVVAEVLESTRKILKF; encoded by the coding sequence ATGTCACAGCCATTTCAAATGTTTGGGCTAATGATGATGGTCTACCCAGAATCTCAAGGCTTGCAAGATAATGAAGAcaatgatggtgatgatgatgaggCTGAAGAATCAGGGATTTCCTGCCACTCTGAGCTTTCTTCACCCTGGTGCAAGAGCAGTGACAGCCTAGAAGACAATCAGACAGAGAATCTGGGAGAACTCACCCCAATTCCCCTAAAGCCTGCACAGTCTTACAcggtaaaaaaaaccccaatggGCCTGTCCAAGCATGCTCTGGAGCTTGAGGAGGAAGATCAGGAATTTCAGGAGCCATTTTACGAAGACATGGGAAGGTCTGACAACTCAGCTGGAGATGAGGAGCCCAGCCAGACCTACCACCTTCCTGGGCATCAGAGGTTGCCTGCTCTCCGAAAGGCTGGTACAGCACCAAGAGGCTTCCACAACcctttccagcacagctcaggccagcacctggggacagaggctgctgccaggcaggccCGTGCCAGTGACCATTATGTGGGACACCCAGAGAGCACCACGGGAGCGGAGCCCCAGGTCCTGCACGGGGGGAACAGCCAGGAGAGCGAGtcctcatccctgcagcccaCCTACGACTTGCTCTGGCAGGAGAACAGCAGcctcaggctggagaaggaaaCGCTCAGGAGCATGAACCTGGTGCTCATGTCAGAGAACTTTGCGTTCAGGCAGGTGCTCAGAGAGCTGAAGAAGAGCAACCCCGCGTTCAGGGAGGAGGAAGCCGTGCTCAGGCAGGAGTACAGCGCGCTCAGGGAACAGTGTGACAGGCTGGAGGGGGAGAATGCCGAGCTCAGGAAGGACAACGCCGCCGTCAGGAGGATGTTTTACACCTTCCAGAACAACCTGAAGAGAGAGGAGAGCTTGGTGTCCAGCCTGCAGGAGAAGCTGATGGCCAGCCAGGCTGAACGAGAGAGGGAGGCCAGAGAGGCCCAGTCCTTAGTCCAGCAGGCTGAGAGTCGCCTGCAGCTGGTGAACCAGCGGGCTCTGGATGCCGAAACCAACGTGGAGAGGCTGAAGCAGAAGATCTTCATTCTCCAAGGACAACTGGAGAGATGCAAGCTGGAGAATGAAAAGCTGAGAACAGACTGGCCTGGAAGCAGTGAAGCAGAATTTAGGCATCACCAAGCAAAACCCCCACAAGCTCATAATGGGCAAAGATGGCTccctcaggcagctcctgcctcaggaGTGCTGCCCGTTGTTGCTGAGGTCCTTGAGTCTACCAGAAAAATTCTCAAATTTTGA